In one Pseudomonas sp. SG20056 genomic region, the following are encoded:
- a CDS encoding lysophospholipid acyltransferase family protein, with protein sequence MKKVRLYLRLARLLLVISLGTLLAGGITLLERLVRHDLMPTRQRLTRWFLARLAGALPFRLQVQGELPRQPMLWVSNHVSWTDIPLLGMLTPLSFLSKAEVRTWPVAGWLAHKAGTLFIRRGSGDSGLLSQQLGNHLQRGRNLLIFPEGTTTDGLGLRTFHGRLLSSAIDSGVYIQPVAIRYLRDGKPCSVAPFIGDDDMLSHLLRLLGSELGEVQIQLLTPIASSELNRNALARAAQQAISQALFGTAEPTETASTETESQAA encoded by the coding sequence ATGAAGAAAGTGCGTTTATACCTGCGCCTGGCGCGCCTGCTGCTGGTGATCAGCCTCGGCACCCTGCTGGCCGGAGGCATCACTTTGCTTGAACGTCTGGTCCGGCATGACCTGATGCCGACCCGTCAGCGCCTGACCCGCTGGTTTCTCGCGCGTCTGGCAGGAGCGCTGCCATTTCGCTTGCAGGTGCAGGGCGAGCTGCCGCGTCAGCCGATGCTGTGGGTCAGCAACCACGTGTCCTGGACCGATATTCCGCTGCTCGGCATGCTCACTCCGCTGTCCTTTCTGTCCAAGGCCGAGGTGCGCACCTGGCCGGTTGCCGGCTGGCTGGCACACAAGGCCGGCACCCTGTTTATCCGCCGCGGCTCGGGTGATAGCGGCCTGCTCAGCCAACAGCTGGGCAACCACTTGCAACGCGGGCGTAACCTGCTGATCTTCCCCGAAGGCACCACCACCGATGGGCTGGGGCTGCGCACCTTCCACGGCCGCCTGCTGAGCAGTGCGATCGACAGCGGGGTTTACATACAGCCAGTGGCCATCCGCTACCTGCGTGATGGCAAGCCGTGCAGCGTGGCGCCGTTTATCGGCGATGACGACATGCTCTCGCACCTGCTGCGTTTGCTCGGCAGCGAGCTGGGTGAAGTGCAGATCCAGCTACTGACACCGATTGCCAGCAGTGAGCTGAACCGCAATGCCTTGGCCCGCGCGGCGCAGCAGGCAATCAGCCAGGCGCTGTTTGGTACAGCTGAGCCCACTGAAACAGCCAGTACGGAAACAGAAAGCCAGGCTGCCTAA
- a CDS encoding ACP phosphodiesterase: protein MNYLAHLHLGGDAPAELLGSLYGDFVKGPLAGQWPADIEAAIRLHRRIDAFTDSHPLQAQARARFALERRRYSGILLDVFFDHCLALNWGDYAAEPLPRFTGRVYQVLADEPRLPERLAHIAPRMAAQDWLGSYREFAVLEKVVAGIDRRLSRPGLLAGGAAELERLYQPLLEDFRQFYPELQAFVARERGLAG from the coding sequence ATGAATTACCTCGCACACTTACATCTCGGCGGTGATGCGCCGGCGGAGCTGCTGGGCAGCCTGTATGGCGATTTCGTCAAGGGGCCGCTGGCCGGGCAGTGGCCGGCGGATATCGAAGCGGCGATCCGTCTGCATCGGCGTATCGATGCGTTCACCGACAGCCATCCGCTGCAAGCGCAGGCACGGGCGCGCTTCGCCCTAGAGCGGCGACGCTACAGCGGCATCTTGCTGGATGTATTTTTCGATCACTGCCTGGCGCTGAATTGGGGCGACTATGCCGCCGAGCCATTGCCGCGCTTTACCGGGCGTGTTTATCAAGTGCTGGCTGATGAGCCGCGTTTGCCTGAGCGTCTGGCGCACATTGCGCCGCGCATGGCCGCTCAGGACTGGCTGGGCAGTTACCGCGAATTTGCCGTGCTGGAGAAGGTGGTCGCGGGGATTGATCGGCGGCTATCGCGGCCAGGCTTGTTGGCCGGCGGTGCGGCCGAGCTGGAGCGGCTGTATCAGCCGCTGTTGGAGGATTTTCGCCAGTTCTATCCCGAGTTGCAGGCCTTTGTGGCGCGCGAACGTGGACTCGCCGGTTAG
- a CDS encoding helix-turn-helix transcriptional regulator codes for MQLDIDEVIKALAHPVRRDILHWLKDPQAYFADQDHPLEIGVCAGKIDQRTGLSQSTVSAHLATLQRAGLISSKKVGQWNFFKRNEETIQTFLSHMSQAL; via the coding sequence ATGCAACTCGACATCGATGAAGTGATCAAGGCTCTGGCACATCCGGTACGGCGCGACATCCTGCATTGGCTGAAAGATCCGCAGGCGTATTTCGCCGACCAGGATCACCCGCTGGAGATCGGCGTATGTGCCGGCAAGATCGACCAGCGCACCGGGCTGTCGCAGTCGACAGTCTCCGCGCATCTGGCGACCCTGCAGCGCGCCGGCCTGATCAGCAGCAAAAAGGTCGGCCAGTGGAACTTCTTCAAACGCAATGAAGAAACCATCCAGACGTTCCTCAGCCACATGAGCCAAGCGCTCTAA
- a CDS encoding MFS transporter, translated as MPAALLVLALSAFAIGTTEFVIMGLLPEVAGDLDVSIPGAGWLVTGYALGVAIGAPFMALATASWPRKASLLTLMSIFIAGNLFCALASDYQMLMLARVITSLCHGAFFGIGSVVAASLVPANRRASAVALMFTGLTLANVLGVPLGTALGQYAGWRSTFWAVTLIGVIALIGLWRVLPSKTDETKADFASEVRALRGAGLWLALSTTVLFSAAMFALFTYIAPLLGEVTGVSPNGVTWTLLLIGLGLTLGNVLGGRLADRSLKATLIGVFVAMAVISTLFSWTSQALIPAEITLFLWATAAFAAVPALQVNVVAFGSGAPNLVSTLNIGAFNLGNALGAWVGGLVIAEGFGLTRVPLAAAALAVLALLATLLTFSTRSPEPELALNE; from the coding sequence ATGCCTGCAGCGCTTCTCGTCCTCGCTTTGTCCGCGTTTGCCATCGGCACCACGGAATTCGTCATCATGGGCCTGCTGCCTGAAGTGGCGGGCGACCTTGACGTATCGATTCCCGGCGCGGGTTGGCTGGTCACCGGTTACGCCCTGGGCGTGGCCATCGGCGCGCCCTTTATGGCCCTGGCCACTGCCAGCTGGCCGCGTAAAGCGTCACTGCTGACGCTGATGAGCATCTTTATCGCTGGCAACCTGTTCTGCGCCCTGGCCAGCGATTACCAGATGCTGATGCTCGCCCGGGTCATCACCTCCCTCTGCCATGGCGCCTTCTTCGGCATCGGTTCGGTGGTGGCCGCCAGCCTGGTGCCGGCCAATCGCCGCGCCTCGGCCGTCGCCTTGATGTTTACCGGCCTGACCCTGGCCAATGTGCTCGGCGTGCCGCTGGGCACCGCGCTCGGTCAGTACGCCGGCTGGCGCTCGACCTTCTGGGCCGTGACCCTGATTGGCGTGATTGCCCTGATTGGCCTGTGGCGCGTATTACCGAGCAAAACCGATGAAACCAAGGCCGACTTCGCCAGCGAAGTGCGTGCCCTGCGCGGTGCCGGCTTATGGCTGGCGCTGAGCACCACGGTGTTGTTCTCTGCGGCGATGTTTGCCCTGTTCACCTACATCGCGCCGCTGCTTGGCGAAGTCACTGGCGTGTCGCCCAACGGCGTGACCTGGACCCTGCTGCTGATCGGCCTCGGCTTGACCCTGGGCAACGTGCTCGGCGGGCGCCTGGCCGACCGCAGCCTGAAAGCCACCCTGATCGGCGTATTCGTCGCCATGGCGGTGATTTCCACCCTGTTCAGCTGGACCAGCCAGGCGCTGATCCCCGCCGAAATCACCCTGTTCCTCTGGGCCACCGCCGCCTTCGCGGCGGTGCCGGCCTTGCAGGTCAATGTGGTGGCTTTTGGCAGCGGCGCGCCGAACCTGGTGTCGACCCTGAATATCGGCGCCTTCAACCTCGGCAACGCCCTCGGCGCCTGGGTTGGCGGCCTGGTGATTGCCGAAGGTTTCGGCCTGACCCGCGTACCCCTGGCCGCTGCCGCCCTGGCTGTACTGGCGTTGCTGGCCACCCTGCTGACCTTCAGTACCCGTAGCCCTGAACCCGAACTTGCACTCAACGAATAA
- a CDS encoding alkene reductase → MTTLFDPIQIGDLQLNNRIIMAPLTRCRADEGRVPNALMAEYYVQRASAGLIISEATAVTPMGVGYPDTPGIWSDEQVRGWSNVTKAVHAAGGKIVLQLWHVGRISDPIYLNGQLPVAPSAIQPAGHVSLVRPMKDFVTPRALETEEIADIVDAYRQGAENAKAAGFDGVEIHGANGYLLDQFLQSSTNQRTDRYGGSLENRARLLLEVTDAAIEVWGAGRVGVHLAPRADSHDMGDANRAETFTYVARELGKRGIAFICAREKEADDSLSPSLKQAFGGVFIANERFTKDQANAWLAEGKADAVAFGIPFIANPDLPARLAQDAELNTPHPETFYGQGPVGYLDYPTL, encoded by the coding sequence ATGACTACGCTTTTCGACCCGATCCAGATTGGCGATCTGCAACTCAACAACCGCATCATCATGGCCCCGCTGACCCGCTGCCGCGCCGATGAAGGCCGCGTGCCCAATGCACTGATGGCCGAGTACTACGTGCAACGAGCCAGCGCCGGGCTGATCATCAGTGAAGCCACCGCCGTGACCCCGATGGGCGTCGGCTACCCGGACACCCCCGGCATCTGGTCGGATGAGCAGGTACGCGGCTGGAGCAATGTGACCAAGGCCGTGCACGCTGCAGGCGGCAAGATCGTTCTGCAACTGTGGCACGTCGGGCGCATTTCCGACCCGATCTACCTGAACGGTCAGCTGCCGGTCGCACCGAGCGCCATCCAGCCGGCGGGTCACGTCAGCCTGGTGCGCCCGATGAAGGACTTCGTCACCCCGCGCGCCCTGGAAACCGAAGAAATCGCCGACATCGTCGATGCTTATCGCCAGGGCGCGGAAAACGCCAAGGCCGCCGGTTTTGACGGTGTGGAAATCCACGGCGCGAACGGTTACCTGCTCGACCAGTTCCTGCAGAGCAGTACCAACCAGCGCACTGACCGTTACGGCGGCAGCCTGGAAAACCGCGCACGCCTGCTGCTGGAAGTCACCGATGCGGCCATCGAAGTCTGGGGCGCTGGCCGTGTGGGCGTGCACCTTGCACCGCGTGCCGACAGCCATGACATGGGCGACGCCAACCGCGCCGAAACCTTCACCTATGTCGCTCGTGAACTGGGCAAACGCGGCATCGCCTTTATCTGCGCCCGTGAAAAGGAAGCCGACGACAGCCTGTCGCCAAGCCTGAAACAAGCCTTCGGCGGCGTGTTTATCGCCAACGAGCGCTTCACCAAGGATCAGGCCAATGCCTGGCTGGCTGAGGGCAAGGCCGATGCGGTGGCCTTTGGCATTCCGTTTATCGCCAACCCGGACCTGCCGGCGCGCCTGGCACAGGATGCCGAGCTGAACACGCCGCACCCAGAAACCTTCTACGGCCAAGGCCCGGTCGGCTACCTCGACTACCCAACGCTGTAA
- a CDS encoding ATPase, with translation MRNDAHDELDHVPSLRADHRDHDDYAAEQAEPARSPGYGRAAAAAPVKTASTGPLWALVGALMIALGGLGWWSFQQISLMEQQLVATQESFARISEEAAGRIQDISGKVVATESSVTSGSEALKLQVKQLESKLAELSKQQQGVSGQSSEQSKRLEQLAAQLKGQEGGDAKLEGILNKLSAEQAVLKNEQATLKSALAGQSKLDEKLAGLSGEIDVLKKQGNPNQAIARVEQDLLVLKSDLETRTAGSSTAEFDAFRAQMTRNISTLQAQVLNLQQQIDAR, from the coding sequence ATGCGTAACGATGCCCACGACGAACTCGATCACGTGCCCAGCCTGCGGGCTGACCACCGCGATCACGATGACTATGCCGCCGAGCAGGCGGAGCCAGCGCGCAGCCCTGGCTATGGTCGTGCGGCGGCTGCCGCACCGGTGAAGACGGCCAGTACCGGCCCACTCTGGGCCCTGGTTGGCGCCTTGATGATCGCCTTGGGCGGGCTCGGCTGGTGGAGCTTTCAGCAGATCAGCCTGATGGAGCAGCAACTGGTGGCGACCCAGGAAAGCTTTGCGCGCATCAGCGAGGAAGCCGCCGGTCGTATTCAGGACATTTCCGGCAAGGTGGTGGCCACCGAATCCTCGGTCACCAGCGGCAGTGAAGCGCTGAAGCTGCAGGTCAAGCAGCTGGAAAGCAAGCTGGCTGAGCTGAGTAAGCAACAGCAGGGCGTCAGTGGGCAGAGTAGCGAGCAGAGCAAGCGCCTTGAGCAGCTGGCCGCACAGCTGAAAGGCCAGGAAGGTGGGGATGCCAAGCTGGAAGGCATCCTCAACAAACTCAGCGCCGAACAGGCGGTGCTGAAAAATGAGCAAGCCACCCTGAAAAGCGCGCTGGCCGGGCAAAGCAAACTCGACGAGAAACTGGCCGGGTTGAGCGGCGAAATTGATGTGCTGAAGAAACAGGGCAACCCCAACCAGGCCATTGCCCGTGTCGAGCAGGACCTGCTGGTGCTGAAAAGCGATCTGGAAACCCGTACCGCTGGCAGCAGCACGGCTGAGTTTGACGCCTTCCGTGCGCAGATGACCCGCAATATCAGCACCCTGCAGGCTCAGGTACTGAACCTGCAGCAGCAGATCGACGCACGCTGA
- a CDS encoding NAD-dependent epimerase/dehydratase family protein, with protein sequence MKILVTGASGFIGGRFARFALEQGLSVRVNGRRAEGVEHLCSRGAEFIQGDLSDPELVQQLCRDVDAVVHCAGAVGVWGSYEHFYQANVTVTENVVDACLKQKVRRLVHLSSPSVYFDGQAHVGLREEQLPKRFSDHYGKTKFLAEQQVFAAQEFGLEVLALRPRFVTGAGDTSIFPRLINMQRKGRLSIIGNGLNKVDFTSVHNLNEALMSCLLAAGPALGQVYNISNGAPVPLWDVVNYVLRKLDLPPVTRHLPYGLAYGAAALNEGVCKLLPGRPEPTLFRLGVAVMAKDFSLDISRAQQYLEYEPKTSLWTALDEFCAWWQAHHPS encoded by the coding sequence ATGAAGATTCTGGTAACCGGGGCCAGCGGCTTTATCGGTGGGCGTTTCGCCCGCTTTGCCTTGGAGCAGGGCTTGAGTGTGCGGGTCAATGGACGGCGTGCCGAGGGCGTTGAGCATCTCTGTTCGCGTGGCGCGGAGTTTATTCAGGGCGATCTGTCCGACCCTGAGCTGGTGCAGCAACTGTGTCGGGATGTTGATGCGGTGGTGCATTGCGCGGGCGCGGTTGGTGTGTGGGGATCTTACGAGCATTTCTATCAGGCCAACGTCACGGTCACCGAAAACGTGGTGGATGCCTGCCTGAAACAGAAGGTGCGCCGTTTGGTGCATTTGTCGTCGCCGTCGGTGTATTTCGATGGCCAGGCGCATGTCGGCCTGCGTGAAGAACAGCTGCCCAAGCGCTTTTCCGATCACTACGGCAAAACCAAGTTTCTCGCCGAGCAGCAGGTGTTTGCTGCCCAGGAATTCGGCCTGGAGGTGCTGGCGCTGCGTCCGCGTTTTGTCACCGGGGCGGGCGATACCAGCATCTTCCCACGCTTGATCAATATGCAGCGCAAGGGGCGCTTGTCGATCATCGGCAACGGCCTGAACAAGGTCGATTTCACCAGCGTGCACAACCTCAACGAAGCGCTGATGAGCTGCCTGCTGGCGGCCGGGCCAGCGCTGGGGCAGGTGTACAACATCAGCAACGGCGCGCCCGTGCCGCTGTGGGACGTGGTCAACTATGTGCTGCGCAAACTCGACCTGCCGCCGGTCACTCGCCATCTGCCCTACGGCCTGGCCTATGGCGCGGCGGCGCTGAATGAAGGCGTGTGCAAGCTTCTGCCTGGTCGCCCGGAACCGACGCTGTTCCGCCTGGGTGTGGCGGTGATGGCCAAGGACTTTTCCCTGGATATCAGCCGCGCGCAGCAGTATCTGGAGTACGAACCCAAGACCAGCCTGTGGACGGCACTGGATGAGTTTTGCGCCTGGTGGCAGGCGCATCATCCGAGCTAA
- a CDS encoding saccharopine dehydrogenase NADP-binding domain-containing protein gives MATHWMIYGANGYTGHLLAAEAKRQGLTPILAGRNPAAVHALGSLLGLECRIFDIHQLDRAKEALADVAVVAHCAGPFSATSAPLLDACLASATHYVDITGEISVFEAAHQRDQQARELGVVACPGVGFDVIPSDCLAACLHQALPDATHLALGFDSGSGLSPGTAKTSVEGLKFGGKVRRAGVITDVPLGYKRRAINFGRGEKPAVTIPWGDVSTAYHSTGIDNIEVYLPTPTAAAIVMRLIDPLRALLGLDAVQNWLKRLIEKRVSGPDEASRARQRTWLWGEARNAAGVVRTARLETANGYDVTVHGALLAVQHLLNYSGPGGYFTPSRLLGARCVEQLPGSGKINIS, from the coding sequence ATGGCCACGCACTGGATGATCTACGGAGCCAACGGTTACACCGGCCACCTGCTGGCCGCCGAAGCCAAGCGCCAGGGCCTTACGCCCATTCTGGCTGGGCGCAACCCGGCCGCCGTACACGCCCTCGGCAGCCTGCTGGGCCTGGAATGCCGGATATTCGATATCCACCAACTGGATCGTGCCAAGGAAGCCCTGGCCGATGTTGCCGTGGTTGCCCACTGCGCGGGGCCATTCTCTGCCACCAGCGCACCGCTGCTCGATGCCTGCCTGGCCAGCGCCACCCACTATGTCGATATCACTGGCGAGATCAGCGTGTTCGAAGCCGCTCATCAGCGTGATCAGCAGGCTCGCGAACTTGGCGTGGTGGCCTGCCCCGGCGTGGGCTTCGATGTAATCCCCAGCGATTGCCTGGCCGCCTGCTTACACCAGGCTCTGCCCGATGCCACCCACCTGGCGCTGGGTTTCGACTCTGGCAGCGGGCTGTCGCCAGGCACGGCGAAAACCTCAGTGGAAGGTCTGAAGTTTGGCGGCAAGGTACGTCGCGCAGGCGTGATCACCGATGTGCCGCTGGGCTATAAACGCCGTGCCATCAACTTTGGCCGCGGTGAAAAGCCGGCGGTCACCATTCCCTGGGGCGATGTCTCCACCGCCTACCACTCCACCGGCATCGATAATATCGAGGTGTACCTGCCGACACCGACGGCGGCAGCGATTGTCATGCGCCTGATCGACCCGCTGCGCGCCCTGCTGGGCCTGGATGCGGTACAAAACTGGCTCAAGCGGCTGATCGAAAAACGCGTCAGCGGCCCGGACGAAGCCAGCCGTGCCCGTCAGCGCACCTGGCTGTGGGGCGAGGCGCGCAATGCCGCAGGCGTGGTGAGAACCGCGCGGTTGGAAACCGCCAACGGCTATGACGTCACCGTGCATGGCGCCTTGCTGGCCGTGCAGCACTTGCTGAACTACAGCGGCCCTGGCGGCTATTTCACCCCGTCAAGACTGCTCGGTGCACGCTGCGTGGAACAGCTGCCGGGCTCGGGCAAGATCAACATCAGCTAG
- a CDS encoding methyl-accepting chemotaxis protein, whose amino-acid sequence MPLRLKLALSYLFIGLFPVLAMAFTVYWQASKALQEQTLNALDAVANIKQAQLLDNLQARRDQLSTLANNLGTSYGGLTGMALVSASNYDRPIYENFIQTYGYRELKLIASDGTVIFSVLRGDDYQQNLTQGAWRELPMGQLASAGLNRQASLISDLAINPQTGEPSQFLISPVISEGELIALLMLELPIAPLNSVMQTRQGLGDAGETYLVGADGLLRSDSARFSEHQVQRSEQRPSELQGDAITRALNGEQGQLAETGLNGQPALKAFVPLEFDGQHWALIAEMDQAQAFAPVHELMWQILLLGLLTIGAVLFATWLVSRSVMRPLGGEPGTMAQLAQRLAAGELRISQQPGQGNGLMHALHDMANAWRVVIEQLRQASNAVGHASGDILNAAGQTSQRLDQQQEALEMVVSAVDQMAATVQEIATSASQSADNSEAARHAFTTMQDTLQRMIGRQDQLLGGLREADQVVQTLAGNSQQIASVLEVIRAIAEQTNLLALNAAIEAARAGEQGRGFAVVADEVRSLAMRTRTATEEVVQIITTLDNSSTQALASMQDSTAQACALEDETQAVLGSLGHLDHSLQAVHDLAFQIAAAAEQQAATTQEVNQHMHQLSAMTADNRENAANTRQCGEHLQNVAGNQQHLLAHFQL is encoded by the coding sequence ATGCCGCTACGCCTAAAACTTGCCCTTAGCTACTTGTTTATCGGGCTTTTCCCTGTACTGGCGATGGCCTTTACGGTGTATTGGCAAGCCAGCAAGGCGCTACAGGAACAGACGCTGAACGCCCTGGACGCTGTAGCAAATATCAAACAGGCACAACTACTGGACAACCTGCAGGCGCGCCGCGACCAACTCAGCACCCTGGCCAACAACCTGGGCACCAGTTACGGCGGGCTGACTGGAATGGCGCTGGTCAGCGCGTCCAATTACGACCGGCCGATCTACGAGAACTTTATCCAGACGTACGGCTACCGCGAGCTGAAGTTGATCGCCAGCGACGGCACGGTGATCTTCAGCGTCCTGCGCGGCGATGATTACCAGCAGAACCTCACGCAGGGCGCATGGCGTGAACTGCCCATGGGCCAGTTGGCCAGCGCCGGACTGAACCGTCAGGCCAGCCTGATCAGCGACCTGGCGATCAATCCGCAAACCGGTGAGCCCAGCCAGTTTCTGATCAGCCCAGTGATCAGCGAAGGCGAGCTGATTGCGCTGTTGATGCTCGAACTGCCAATTGCCCCGCTCAATAGCGTGATGCAAACCCGCCAGGGCCTCGGCGACGCCGGCGAAACCTACCTGGTCGGAGCCGACGGTCTGTTGCGTTCGGACTCCGCGCGTTTCAGCGAGCATCAGGTGCAGCGCTCCGAACAGCGCCCCAGCGAGCTGCAGGGCGACGCCATCACCCGCGCACTGAACGGCGAGCAAGGACAACTGGCAGAAACGGGGCTGAACGGTCAGCCCGCACTGAAGGCCTTTGTGCCCCTGGAATTTGATGGCCAGCACTGGGCGCTGATCGCCGAAATGGATCAGGCTCAGGCGTTTGCTCCGGTGCATGAATTGATGTGGCAAATCCTTCTGCTCGGCCTGCTGACCATAGGCGCCGTGCTGTTCGCTACCTGGCTGGTCAGTCGTAGCGTGATGCGCCCACTGGGCGGCGAGCCGGGCACCATGGCTCAGCTGGCACAACGCCTGGCCGCCGGCGAGCTGCGCATCAGTCAGCAGCCCGGCCAGGGCAATGGCCTGATGCACGCCCTGCACGATATGGCCAACGCCTGGCGCGTGGTGATCGAACAACTGCGCCAGGCCAGCAATGCCGTGGGCCATGCCAGCGGCGATATTCTCAATGCCGCCGGGCAGACCAGCCAACGCCTTGACCAACAGCAGGAAGCTCTGGAAATGGTGGTCAGTGCGGTCGATCAGATGGCCGCCACCGTGCAGGAAATCGCCACCAGCGCCAGCCAGAGTGCCGACAACAGTGAAGCCGCGCGCCATGCCTTTACCACCATGCAGGACACCCTACAGCGCATGATCGGCCGCCAGGACCAACTGCTTGGTGGTCTGCGCGAGGCCGATCAGGTGGTGCAGACCCTGGCCGGCAATAGCCAACAGATCGCCTCAGTACTGGAGGTGATTCGCGCCATCGCCGAGCAGACCAATCTATTGGCCCTCAATGCCGCCATTGAAGCGGCGCGCGCTGGCGAACAGGGCCGTGGCTTTGCCGTGGTTGCCGATGAGGTACGCAGTCTGGCCATGCGCACCCGCACTGCCACCGAAGAGGTGGTGCAGATCATCACCACGCTCGACAATTCATCCACCCAGGCCCTGGCCAGCATGCAGGACTCCACTGCCCAGGCCTGCGCCCTGGAAGATGAGACGCAAGCCGTACTGGGCTCACTCGGCCACCTGGATCACTCACTGCAGGCCGTGCATGACCTGGCCTTCCAGATCGCCGCGGCTGCCGAACAGCAGGCGGCCACCACCCAGGAGGTCAACCAGCATATGCACCAGCTCAGCGCCATGACCGCAGACAACCGGGAAAACGCTGCCAATACCCGCCAATGCGGCGAGCATCTGCAAAATGTCGCCGGCAACCAGCAGCATCTGTTGGCGCATTTTCAGCTCTGA
- a CDS encoding LysR family transcriptional regulator ArgP → MLDYKLLAALAAVVEQAGFERAAQVLGLSQSAVSQRIKLLEARVGQPVLVRAVPPAPTEIGRRLLNHVQQVRLLERDIQAQVPGLDEGGLPERLRIALNADSLATWWAGAVGAFCTEQRLLLDLVVEDQEVGLKRMRAGEVAACVCASERPVAGARAVLLGAMRYRAMASPAFIARHFPTGVTAQALAHAPAIVFGPDDLLQHRYLSGLGVEGGFAHHLCPSSEGFIRLAQAGFGWGLIPELQVQGEMARGELVELISDRPIDVPLYWHHWRNGGELLGELTRHLQRHAATWLVTATD, encoded by the coding sequence TTGCTGGATTACAAATTACTCGCCGCTCTGGCTGCGGTTGTCGAACAGGCCGGCTTCGAGCGGGCGGCGCAGGTGCTGGGCTTGTCGCAATCGGCCGTGTCGCAGCGGATCAAGTTGCTCGAGGCGCGGGTTGGCCAGCCGGTATTAGTGCGTGCGGTGCCGCCGGCGCCGACGGAAATCGGCCGACGTCTGCTTAACCATGTGCAGCAGGTGCGGTTGCTGGAGCGCGATATTCAGGCGCAGGTGCCGGGGCTGGATGAGGGCGGTTTGCCGGAGCGCCTGCGCATTGCGCTGAACGCCGACAGCCTGGCCACCTGGTGGGCCGGCGCGGTGGGCGCGTTCTGTACCGAACAGCGTTTGCTGCTGGATCTGGTTGTGGAGGATCAGGAGGTCGGCCTTAAGCGTATGCGCGCCGGTGAGGTCGCCGCTTGTGTCTGCGCCAGCGAGCGCCCGGTAGCTGGCGCAAGGGCTGTATTGCTCGGGGCAATGCGTTATCGCGCCATGGCCAGCCCGGCGTTTATCGCCCGGCACTTCCCTACAGGCGTGACGGCACAGGCGTTGGCCCACGCGCCGGCCATCGTGTTCGGCCCGGATGATCTGTTGCAGCACCGCTACCTGTCCGGCCTCGGCGTGGAGGGTGGGTTTGCCCATCACCTGTGTCCGTCATCCGAGGGCTTTATCCGCCTGGCGCAGGCCGGGTTTGGCTGGGGCTTGATCCCCGAACTGCAGGTGCAGGGTGAGATGGCCCGTGGCGAGCTGGTCGAGTTGATCAGTGACCGGCCAATTGATGTGCCGCTGTACTGGCACCATTGGCGCAATGGCGGTGAGCTGCTGGGCGAGCTGACCCGCCATTTGCAGCGGCACGCGGCCACCTGGCTGGTGACCGCTACGGACTAA
- a CDS encoding ACT domain-containing protein produces the protein MAGETSLTTLLRSMSPQLNDGAYVFCCLSDAAQLKGVQPLGSFQEAEGLTVILPRQQAEHLGLPYSYVAAWLTLHVHSALEAVGLTAAVASALAQAGISCNVIAGFYHDHLFVAHADGPRALAVLQQLSARTE, from the coding sequence ATGGCCGGCGAAACCTCATTGACCACCCTGCTGCGCAGCATGAGCCCACAGCTGAACGATGGCGCTTACGTGTTCTGCTGTTTAAGCGATGCCGCGCAACTGAAGGGCGTGCAACCGCTGGGCAGCTTTCAGGAAGCCGAAGGGCTCACGGTTATTCTGCCGCGCCAGCAAGCCGAGCACCTGGGCCTGCCGTACAGCTACGTGGCCGCCTGGCTGACGCTGCATGTGCATTCGGCGCTGGAAGCCGTCGGCTTGACGGCTGCCGTTGCCAGCGCACTGGCGCAAGCCGGGATCAGCTGCAACGTGATCGCCGGTTTCTACCACGACCACCTGTTCGTCGCCCATGCCGATGGACCGCGCGCACTGGCGGTTCTACAACAGCTCAGTGCACGGACGGAGTAA